Proteins encoded in a region of the Bacteroidota bacterium genome:
- a CDS encoding VOC family protein, whose amino-acid sequence MPAIPSARFGHVNVVARDWRRLAAFYTSVFGCEFVPPERDYAGPGRAAGTTLPGARQRGVHLRLPGGGPDGPTLEIYTYDAPPYEGAIQPPTVHQPGFGHIAFAVDDVRAARQAVLAAGGEAVGEVVESVASAGQRVTWCYCRDPEGNVVELQRWSDAA is encoded by the coding sequence ATGCCTGCGATTCCCTCCGCCCGCTTCGGCCACGTCAACGTCGTCGCGCGAGACTGGCGCCGCCTCGCTGCGTTCTACACGTCCGTGTTCGGGTGCGAGTTCGTACCGCCTGAGCGGGACTACGCCGGGCCGGGCCGGGCCGCTGGCACCACCCTCCCCGGCGCACGCCAACGAGGTGTCCACCTCCGGCTCCCCGGCGGCGGCCCCGACGGGCCGACCCTCGAAATCTACACGTACGACGCCCCACCCTACGAAGGCGCAATCCAGCCGCCTACCGTCCACCAGCCGGGGTTCGGCCACATTGCCTTCGCCGTCGATGACGTGCGTGCTGCGCGCCAAGCCGTGCTCGCTGCGGGCGGCGAGGCCGTCGGCGAGGTGGTCGAGTCTGTCGCTTCGGCGGGGCAGCGCGTGACGTGGTGCTACTGCCGGGACCCCGAGGGCAACGTCGTAGAGCTTCAGCGGTGGAGCGACGCGGCATAG
- a CDS encoding n-acetylglutamate synthase, which translates to MPPISYDGRQFRAVSNAPNGEVSDATRFAYRQRGDVVWATYEGGGVRFGTLVASVDVDGVLDMRYAHVNTNGDLMTGTCRSTPEVLPDGRLRLHERWRWTSGDESAGTSVVEEIAP; encoded by the coding sequence ATGCCACCGATTTCCTACGATGGTCGCCAGTTCCGCGCCGTCTCGAACGCCCCGAACGGCGAGGTCAGCGACGCGACGCGCTTCGCCTACCGCCAGCGCGGCGATGTCGTGTGGGCGACCTACGAGGGCGGCGGCGTCCGCTTCGGCACGCTCGTCGCCTCTGTTGATGTGGACGGCGTCCTCGACATGCGGTACGCGCACGTCAACACGAATGGCGACCTGATGACGGGCACATGCCGTTCGACGCCGGAGGTCCTGCCAGACGGACGGTTGCGGCTGCACGAGCGCTGGCGATGGACCTCGGGAGACGAGAGCGCGGGCACGTCGGTTGTCGAGGAGATCGCGCCGTAG
- a CDS encoding DUF1330 domain-containing protein codes for MSAYIDPRPDAIAAFLRRDRTAPVIMLNLLRFRETADYGAHPDLALLSPTSGREAYAVYLRHTRPFLAKYGAEIVVHGRGEAFLIGPDGPAWDAVLVVRYPSVNAFLGLAQDPDYLAGAGHRTAALADSRLLPLDTE; via the coding sequence ATGAGCGCCTACATCGACCCGCGCCCTGACGCCATCGCGGCGTTTCTCCGACGCGACCGCACGGCCCCGGTCATCATGCTGAACCTGCTGCGGTTTCGCGAGACGGCCGACTACGGTGCGCACCCCGATCTCGCGCTGCTGTCTCCCACCTCCGGGCGCGAGGCCTACGCAGTCTACCTCCGCCACACGCGGCCCTTTCTCGCCAAGTACGGCGCGGAGATCGTTGTCCACGGACGCGGCGAGGCGTTCCTGATCGGGCCGGACGGTCCCGCGTGGGATGCCGTGCTCGTGGTCCGCTACCCGAGCGTGAATGCGTTCCTCGGGCTGGCGCAGGACCCAGACTACCTCGCCGGCGCAGGACACCGCACCGCCGCGCTGGCCGACTCCCGGTTGCTCCCGCTGGACACGGAGTGA
- a CDS encoding N-acetyltransferase, protein MAQLRPATVHDEVGIRALHLAAFPEAERDTIATLAADLLAEQTTPETLTLVAEADGEIVGHVAFSPVTIGDGEPGEGYILSPLAVHPDAQRQRLGSQLVETGLAHLAGRDVALVLVYGDPAYYGRFGFDATLAKEYAVPYPLAYPFGWQAKALVERDVLPPSGTLACVAALNDPTLW, encoded by the coding sequence ATGGCGCAGCTTCGACCGGCGACCGTCCACGATGAGGTAGGCATCCGCGCGTTGCACCTCGCCGCGTTTCCCGAAGCAGAGCGCGACACCATCGCGACGCTGGCGGCCGACCTCCTCGCCGAGCAGACGACGCCCGAGACGCTGACGCTCGTAGCCGAAGCCGACGGCGAGATCGTTGGACACGTCGCGTTCAGCCCAGTCACCATCGGCGACGGTGAACCTGGCGAGGGCTACATCCTGTCGCCGCTTGCCGTCCATCCCGATGCGCAACGACAGCGGCTCGGCAGTCAACTCGTCGAAACGGGCCTCGCCCACCTAGCCGGGCGCGACGTCGCCCTCGTGCTCGTCTACGGCGACCCCGCCTACTACGGCCGCTTCGGTTTCGATGCCACGTTGGCTAAGGAGTACGCTGTGCCATATCCGCTCGCCTATCCGTTCGGTTGGCAGGCCAAGGCGCTAGTTGAACGTGATGTGCTCCCGCCGTCCGGAACGCTGGCATGCGTCGCCGCGCTGAACGACCCCACTCTGTGGTAG
- a CDS encoding aldo/keto reductase: MKKRPLGRLNPVTECGLGCWQLGGGWGRPWDDAIAQQILGASYAHGVRFFDTADVYGNGASEQSVGRFRATHPDIVVATKLGRTGELFPDQYSENGLRAATKRSRDRLGVETIDLTQLHCVPMEVLRAGHVFDWLRRQRDDGLIAAFGASVESVGEGLLCLEQEGLTSLQVIFNIFRQKPARELFNRAAERGVGIIVRLPLASGLLTGKLTTDTVFRKDDHRAFNRDGQAFNVGETFAGLPYERGVALSEHLRDYLPEGVSMVEMALRWVLDHEAVSVVIPGASSPAQAEVNAHTSALPPLSDTLHERLRGFYDEHVHDHIRGPY; the protein is encoded by the coding sequence ATGAAAAAGAGACCGCTCGGTCGCCTCAATCCCGTCACCGAGTGCGGTCTGGGCTGCTGGCAACTCGGCGGCGGCTGGGGTCGCCCCTGGGACGACGCCATCGCCCAGCAGATTCTCGGCGCCTCGTACGCCCACGGTGTCCGCTTCTTCGACACCGCCGATGTCTACGGCAACGGTGCGAGCGAGCAGTCCGTCGGGCGCTTCCGGGCAACGCATCCCGACATCGTCGTGGCGACCAAGCTCGGGCGGACGGGCGAGTTGTTTCCCGACCAGTATTCCGAGAACGGCCTCCGCGCGGCCACGAAGCGCTCACGGGATCGTCTTGGTGTCGAAACGATCGACCTGACGCAACTCCACTGCGTGCCGATGGAGGTGCTGCGCGCGGGCCACGTCTTCGACTGGCTCCGCCGCCAGCGCGATGACGGCCTGATCGCGGCGTTTGGCGCGAGCGTCGAGTCGGTGGGGGAGGGGCTGTTGTGCCTGGAGCAGGAGGGGCTGACCTCGCTGCAGGTCATTTTCAACATCTTCCGCCAGAAGCCTGCCCGCGAACTCTTCAACCGTGCCGCGGAGCGAGGTGTGGGGATTATCGTCCGGCTGCCGCTTGCGAGCGGGCTCCTCACCGGCAAGCTGACCACGGACACCGTTTTCCGGAAGGACGACCACCGCGCGTTCAACCGCGACGGCCAGGCGTTCAACGTCGGCGAGACGTTCGCGGGGCTGCCCTACGAGCGAGGCGTCGCCCTCTCGGAGCACCTGCGCGACTACCTACCCGAGGGCGTCTCAATGGTCGAGATGGCGCTGCGGTGGGTCCTCGACCATGAGGCGGTGTCGGTCGTCATCCCGGGCGCGAGTTCGCCCGCCCAGGCCGAGGTCAACGCGCACACCTCGGCGCTGCCGCCGTTGTCGGACACCCTGCACGAACGACTGCGCGGGTTCTACGACGAGCACGTGCACGATCACATCCGAGGACCCTACTGA
- a CDS encoding SDR family oxidoreductase: MSKKILITGCSSGFGLDAAKTLAQKGHHVYATMRAVDARNAAKAQELRDFAAAEGVSISVHEMDVTSDESVQQAVREMDGVDVLINNAGYGYGGPVESFTADEFLAQLDLNIVGTARVANAVLPGMRAQSDGLIIQVSSTAGRAAFPGFGVYNASKWGLEGLSEAMRYELAPLGIDVVLVEPGPFETSFFENMKQGSRQEVMAAYGHVGEFFQGFEGTVRDLFANGEAPTDAHIVVDIFSQLIDMPHGKRPMRTIAGLDFGFQALNDASEPIRKGGLEALGVAEWDGPQG, from the coding sequence ATGTCGAAGAAGATCCTCATCACCGGATGCAGCAGCGGCTTTGGTCTCGACGCCGCGAAGACCCTCGCCCAGAAAGGCCACCACGTCTACGCCACGATGCGCGCCGTGGACGCGCGCAACGCTGCCAAGGCACAGGAGCTTCGCGACTTCGCCGCCGCTGAGGGCGTCTCGATCTCCGTCCACGAGATGGACGTCACCTCCGACGAGAGCGTGCAGCAGGCCGTGCGCGAGATGGACGGCGTGGACGTGCTCATCAACAACGCGGGCTACGGCTACGGCGGCCCTGTCGAGTCCTTCACCGCCGACGAGTTCCTCGCGCAGCTCGACCTCAACATCGTGGGCACGGCGCGCGTGGCCAACGCGGTCCTGCCCGGCATGCGCGCGCAGAGCGACGGGCTCATCATCCAGGTGAGCTCGACGGCCGGCCGCGCCGCGTTCCCAGGCTTCGGCGTCTACAACGCCAGCAAGTGGGGCCTCGAAGGCCTGAGCGAAGCGATGCGCTACGAGCTCGCGCCGCTCGGCATCGACGTGGTCCTCGTTGAGCCGGGGCCGTTCGAGACGAGCTTCTTCGAGAACATGAAGCAGGGCTCGCGCCAAGAGGTGATGGCAGCCTACGGGCACGTCGGCGAGTTTTTCCAGGGCTTCGAAGGCACCGTGCGCGACCTGTTCGCCAACGGCGAGGCCCCGACCGACGCGCACATCGTGGTCGACATCTTCAGCCAGCTCATCGACATGCCGCACGGCAAGCGGCCGATGCGCACCATCGCCGGGCTCGACTTCGGCTTCCAGGCCCTCAACGACGCCAGCGAGCCGATCCGCAAGGGCGGCCTTGAGGCATTGGGCGTCGCGGAATGGGACGGCCCGCAGGGCTAG
- a CDS encoding HXXEE domain-containing protein: MSYERLTSNWVYGGFLSAFVITALGLVLLRDASLALVLVYLHLPMYQVHQYEEHDGDRFRTWVNDVMGGGRDLLPVTAIFVINIVGVWALFTAVIVGAASYDIGLGLAVVYPTLINAVAHVVPVLVRRAYNPGAGTAALLFLPVSGATLWVLSRTPSVDRLDHAIGLAVGVVLHAVIVFYVRWRFQRLSA, encoded by the coding sequence ATGTCGTACGAGCGGTTGACCTCCAACTGGGTCTACGGCGGCTTCTTGTCCGCCTTCGTCATCACGGCGCTCGGCTTGGTGCTGCTGCGCGACGCGTCGCTGGCGTTGGTCCTCGTCTATCTCCACCTCCCGATGTACCAGGTTCACCAGTACGAGGAGCACGACGGGGACCGCTTCCGGACCTGGGTCAACGACGTGATGGGCGGCGGGCGCGATCTGCTCCCCGTCACGGCGATCTTCGTCATCAACATCGTGGGGGTCTGGGCGCTCTTCACGGCCGTGATCGTCGGGGCCGCGTCGTACGACATCGGTCTGGGGCTGGCCGTCGTCTATCCGACGCTCATCAACGCCGTCGCGCACGTCGTGCCGGTGCTCGTGCGCCGTGCGTACAACCCGGGGGCTGGCACCGCGGCGCTGCTGTTCCTTCCGGTGTCTGGGGCGACGCTCTGGGTCCTCAGCCGCACCCCCAGCGTTGACCGCCTCGACCATGCCATCGGCCTTGCCGTCGGCGTCGTCCTCCACGCGGTCATCGTCTTCTACGTGCGGTGGCGGTTCCAGCGGCTGAGCGCCTAG
- a CDS encoding PhzF family phenazine biosynthesis protein gives MRIPLYQVDAFASQQFAGNPAAVCVLEAWPDDALLQAIAAENNLAETAFVSANLDGSYRLRWFTPSFEIPLCGHATLATGFVLFHHLGVERRPLRFHTRSGELLVHWEGEQLVMDFPAYAAEPATLTDRIVAGLGGRPNEFLRAGINYYAVFEDEAQVRALQPDYGLLIDLMRGSEMIGFVPTAPGQDYDFVSRYLAPEEGTSMTEDPVTGSIHCALVPLWADRLGKTTLHAYQASPRGGELFCELIERGGVPRTLIGGYVQSYLQGVIEV, from the coding sequence ATGCGTATCCCCCTATACCAAGTCGACGCCTTCGCTAGCCAGCAATTCGCGGGCAATCCGGCAGCGGTGTGCGTGCTGGAAGCGTGGCCGGACGACGCGCTGCTGCAGGCGATTGCAGCGGAGAACAATCTCGCCGAGACCGCCTTCGTCTCCGCCAACCTGGACGGCAGCTACCGCCTGCGCTGGTTCACACCCAGCTTCGAGATCCCGCTCTGTGGCCACGCGACGCTCGCCACGGGCTTCGTGCTGTTTCACCACCTCGGCGTGGAGCGCAGGCCCCTGCGCTTCCACACGCGGAGCGGCGAGTTGCTCGTCCACTGGGAGGGCGAGCAACTCGTGATGGACTTCCCTGCCTACGCCGCCGAACCGGCCACGCTGACCGACCGCATCGTCGCCGGACTGGGCGGGCGTCCCAACGAGTTCCTCCGTGCGGGCATCAACTACTACGCGGTGTTCGAGGACGAAGCGCAGGTCCGTGCGCTGCAACCAGACTACGGCCTGTTGATCGATCTCATGCGCGGCTCCGAGATGATCGGCTTCGTCCCGACGGCACCGGGGCAGGACTACGACTTCGTCTCGCGCTACCTCGCGCCCGAGGAAGGGACCAGTATGACCGAGGACCCGGTGACCGGCTCGATCCACTGCGCGCTCGTGCCGCTCTGGGCCGACCGCCTTGGCAAGACGACGCTGCACGCCTACCAGGCGTCCCCGCGTGGCGGCGAGCTCTTCTGCGAGCTGATCGAGCGCGGAGGCGTGCCGCGGACGCTCATCGGCGGCTACGTGCAGTCCTATCTCCAAGGCGTCATCGAGGTGTGA